DNA sequence from the Halorussus sp. MSC15.2 genome:
GACCCGGCGGTCGTCGGTCACGCGGACCGCCATCGCGTAGGCGAGCGTCGCGACGACGACCGACGAGACGACGGGATACCACGCAAGCACCCATCCCGCAGCGTCGGCCCCGCCGAACAAGTTGGTCAGCCACCAGAGCGCCCCGACCATCAGGGGTTCGCCTTTGCCGACGGCACCGGGAAGCCCCGAGAGGACGCTGAAGTCGAAGACGCCGGTCGCCTCGGCGGAGAGCTGCTCGACCCAGTAGCGGTAGTAGTACGGGTCGTTCGAGGGGAGGACGACGTAGTCGCCGCGGAAGACGCTGGGAAAGACGTACGTTCGCAGCAGGACGACGAACGCCAGCGCGGCCCCGAACGCGCCCGCCTCTACTCGCGACACCGACGGGAGCGACACCGACGGGAGCGTGGGACCGTCACCGACGTCGGATTCGGCGTTGGTCGTCTCACCGTCGAGGCTCGCCCGAACCGCGGGCGGGTCCGCGATTTCGTATTCGTCGCCGTCCTTGGCGACGATGTCGCGTGAGACCAACTCGCCGAACGTCCCGGAGTCGAGGGGTACGTCGTCGAAGGTCCACCCGTCGGCGCGTTCGTCCACCGCGAGGAGGTCGCGGAGGTCGGGTTCCAAGTCGGGTTTCTCCGCGAGGAGGTCGTCGGCCGCCTCACGCACGTCAGTCATGGTCGGCGAATGTCGTGAACGGGCTATAAAGCCTGCGACACGAATTTGAACCGCGTCGAGAGCGCGGCCGGGCGGACGTCGTCACTCACAGGAGGTCCCGGACTCTGCCGAGTACGCCCGTCCGGTCTCGCCCCCACGATTTCCGGACGACCCGGCCGGGCGCTTTGACGTACGGCGGGCCGCTACGCTCGTCGCGTTCGTATCGCACGACGACCGAGACCGCGTTCCCGACCGCCTCGGCCTCCACCTCGCCCAACCCGATACACCCCGTCTGCGGGTCCTCCGCGTACAGTACCGCTTCCTCGCTGACCGAGACGGGTTCGTCGAGGTGCACGACCTGTAGGCGTTCGCGGATGGCGTCGGGGTCCGCGTCCATACCGCGACCCACGGCGTCCACCGACAAACGCTTTCCTCCGACTGCGACCCACTCGTCCCGAGTCCCCGCCGACTGGCAGAGCGACCCGTCTCGAACTCACAGTCGCGCGGCGTTGGTTGCAGTGGCCGGACGAACACTTATGCTGGCGGGTTAACAACCCGCACTCAATGGGGACCGACACGAACGACAGTCAACCGCTCTCGGACGTTCGGGTACTGGAGTTGGGGAACATCGTCGCCGGACCGTTCGCGAGCGTCATGCTCGCGGACCTCGGTGCCGAGGTGGTGAAGGTCGAACGCCCCGGTAGCGGTGACGTCCTCCGTAGCGCGGGCGAGGCCGGACCGCCGATGTTCGACGCGCTGAACCGCAACAAACGCTCCATCGAACTCGACCTCAAGAGCGACGCGGGACGCGAGGCCTTCCTCGACCTCGCCGACCGGGCGGACGTGGTCGTCGAGAACCTCGGTCCCGGCGTCGCGGACCGACTGGGTATCGGCTACGACGAACTGAGCGAGCGGAACCCGGAACTCGTCTACCTCTCCATCAAGGGGTTCCTCGACGGACCGTACGGCGACCGGGCCGGGATGGACGTCGTCGCCGAAGCCATGTCCGGGCTGATGAGCATGACCGGCGAACTCGGTCGCAAACCGGTCCGCGTCGGCACCTCCATCGCGGACATGGGCGCGGCGATGTACGGAGTGATGGGGGTGCTCGTCGCGCTCCGAGAACGGGAACGCACCGGCGAGGGCCGGAGAGTGGACGGTCCGCTGTTCGAGGCGGCGGCCTCTTGGATGGGCTACTGGATAACCTACGCCGACCGGTACGGCCGCGACCACCCGTCGCTCGGGGCGTCCCATCCCACGTGGGCGCTGTACGACGTGTTCCGCGTCGGCGGCGAGGACGACTGGTTGTTCCTCGGCGTGACGACCGAGCGCCACTGGCCGGCGCTCTGTCGCGCCATCGACCGGGAGGACCTGCTCGCCGACGAACGGTTCGAGACGTCCCAGTCGCGACTCGACCACAAGGCGGAACTGACCGAGACCGTCGCCGAGGAACTGCGCGACCGCGACCGCGAGAGCGTGCTGGCGGCGCTGTTGGCCGAGGACGTCCCCGCAGCGCCGGTGAACGACCCGTCCGACCTCGTGGACGACGACCACCTCGACGCCGTCGACCTGCTGGCGGAGTTCGACTCCGCGGAGGACGGCGAGTCGCTACAGACGGTGATGACGCCCGTTCACGGCGACGGAATCGCGCCGGCTCAGCGACTCGACCCGCCGGAACTCGGGGAACACACCGAGGAAATCCTGCGCACTGCCGGACTCGACGACGACGCCATCGCTGCGCTTCGGAACCGGGGGGCGTTCGGGAGCGAGTAGGGATTCGCGGACGAAGCGCGGAAACAGTCGACTACGGAGTCAGGATTCGACGGCTTCCGCGACGACCTCCGCTGCGGCCTCGCGGGACAGCGGCTCTCCCCGCTCCGCGGCGGCATCTCGCAGCGCTTCCTGCCCGACGGCGACCTGTTCGTCCGTCGCCTCCAGTCCGGTCGCGTCGAGCAGAGCACGAACCCCGCCGCTGCCGGTTCCGCGGCCGAACAGCAACTCGCGCTCGGCACCGTACCGCTCGGGGTCGAACGGTTCGTAGGTGCTCGGTTCGCGGAGCATCGCCGCGGTGTGGAGGCCGCTC
Encoded proteins:
- a CDS encoding CaiB/BaiF CoA-transferase family protein; the protein is MGTDTNDSQPLSDVRVLELGNIVAGPFASVMLADLGAEVVKVERPGSGDVLRSAGEAGPPMFDALNRNKRSIELDLKSDAGREAFLDLADRADVVVENLGPGVADRLGIGYDELSERNPELVYLSIKGFLDGPYGDRAGMDVVAEAMSGLMSMTGELGRKPVRVGTSIADMGAAMYGVMGVLVALRERERTGEGRRVDGPLFEAAASWMGYWITYADRYGRDHPSLGASHPTWALYDVFRVGGEDDWLFLGVTTERHWPALCRAIDREDLLADERFETSQSRLDHKAELTETVAEELRDRDRESVLAALLAEDVPAAPVNDPSDLVDDDHLDAVDLLAEFDSAEDGESLQTVMTPVHGDGIAPAQRLDPPELGEHTEEILRTAGLDDDAIAALRNRGAFGSE